AATTTCATCGCTTAATTCACCATCTTTAATAAACACAATACGCTGACAATAACTTGCAGCAAGAACATCATGCGTCACCATTAAAATCGTAGAATTAAGTCTAGTATTTAACTCTGATAATAATCTCATAACGTCTTTTGATGATTTCGTGTCTAAATTTCCAGTTGGTTCATCTGCTAGTAATAACTTTGGTTCATGAATCATTGAACGTGCAATAGCAACACGTTGTGCTTGTCCACCAGAAATATTACTAATTCGTTTGTTTAACAATGATTCAATACCTAATACTTCAGAGATATCATTTAATTTTTTTGTCATAACACTAACTTTTTCACCATCTAGTGTCAATGGTAGCACAATATTTTCTGCTACGGTTAAGGTGGGTATCAAGTTAAATCCTTGAAATACAAACCCTAA
This genomic stretch from Vagococcus sp. CY52-2 harbors:
- a CDS encoding ABC transporter ATP-binding protein, which produces MLEINNVTKTFGTGDSLFQALKGVSLSVKEGEFVGIMGPSGSGKSTLLNLVGTIDQPSSGNITIDGERASNLNQEDLAKFRRNQLGFVFQGFNLIPTLTVAENIVLPLTLDGEKVSVMTKKLNDISEVLGIESLLNKRISNISGGQAQRVAIARSMIHEPKLLLADEPTGNLDTKSSKDVMRLLSELNTRLNSTILMVTHDVLAASYCQRIVFIKDGELSDEISRHSSQSEFYDDILFSLRQLEGEVYDF